A single region of the Halopiger xanaduensis SH-6 genome encodes:
- a CDS encoding inorganic phosphate transporter, translating into MTEVLLIVGILTAIFVGYNIGGSTTGPAFGPAVGANVITKLMAAGLMSIFFFVGAWTIGPNVVDTLGNELVHTTDIFTMRSNVAVLFFIGGALFVGNYAGVPASTSMTAVGAIAALGLATGELNWSVLGEIVVWWIVAPIIGFWVAGVVGRYFYPRINEWVAIEANRDGRQMITVDRSGAVPRLQFQENATRREITGAFVVVAIGCLMGFSSGTSNIANAIAPIYGTGALEMGTLILIGGAAVAIGCFTIARRTLDTLGNDITNLPLTAAIVVAVISSTIVIVLSSIGVPASFVVIATMSIIGLGWGRATRTTTLSDARRGEETRVSVGALTAEEEGEQAPRIGEEEPEDIPKASDLFDPSTTARVILMQNVVPIISTVGAYLTFRFVPLFGF; encoded by the coding sequence GTGACGGAAGTACTACTTATCGTGGGAATCCTGACCGCAATCTTCGTCGGCTACAACATCGGCGGCTCGACGACCGGTCCGGCGTTCGGTCCGGCCGTCGGCGCGAACGTCATCACCAAGCTGATGGCGGCCGGCCTGATGTCGATCTTCTTCTTCGTCGGCGCGTGGACGATCGGACCGAACGTCGTCGACACGCTCGGCAACGAACTCGTTCACACGACCGACATCTTCACCATGCGCTCGAACGTCGCCGTCCTCTTTTTCATCGGCGGCGCGCTGTTCGTCGGCAACTACGCCGGCGTCCCCGCCTCGACGTCGATGACCGCCGTCGGCGCGATCGCCGCGCTCGGCCTCGCGACGGGCGAACTCAACTGGAGCGTCCTCGGCGAGATCGTCGTCTGGTGGATCGTCGCCCCCATCATCGGCTTCTGGGTCGCCGGCGTCGTCGGCCGGTACTTCTACCCCCGGATCAACGAGTGGGTCGCCATCGAGGCCAACCGCGACGGCCGACAGATGATCACGGTCGATCGTTCCGGCGCCGTGCCGCGACTTCAGTTCCAGGAGAACGCCACCCGGCGAGAGATCACAGGCGCGTTCGTAGTCGTTGCGATCGGCTGTCTGATGGGCTTTTCGTCGGGCACGAGCAACATCGCGAACGCGATCGCGCCGATCTACGGCACCGGCGCCCTCGAGATGGGGACGCTGATCCTGATCGGGGGTGCGGCCGTCGCCATCGGCTGTTTCACGATCGCTCGCCGGACGCTGGATACGCTGGGCAACGACATCACGAACCTGCCGCTGACGGCGGCGATCGTCGTCGCGGTCATCAGTTCGACGATCGTCATCGTGCTCTCCTCGATCGGGGTCCCCGCGAGCTTCGTCGTCATCGCGACGATGAGCATCATCGGCCTCGGCTGGGGCCGAGCGACGCGGACGACGACGCTTTCCGACGCCCGCCGCGGCGAGGAAACCCGCGTCTCGGTCGGCGCCCTCACCGCGGAGGAGGAGGGCGAGCAGGCCCCGAGGATCGGCGAGGAGGAACCCGAGGACATCCCGAAGGCCTCCGACCTGTTCGATCCCTCGACGACCGCCCGGGTGATCCTCATGCAGAACGTCGTCCCGATCATCTCGACGGTCGGCGCGTACCTGACGTTCCGGTTCGTGCCGCTCTTCGGCTTCTGA
- a CDS encoding universal stress protein, which produces MVSHVLVPMDGSEMSERALEYALEVYPDAELTVLHVVGGPSPMWAEATGLALADDFEAKAREHADVIFDRAREIAADADSDVTLDTEIELGHPVRAIINRADDYETVVIGTHGGTVADRVFVGNVAERVVRRSPVPVVVVR; this is translated from the coding sequence ATGGTCTCGCACGTCCTCGTCCCCATGGACGGGTCGGAGATGAGCGAACGCGCGCTCGAGTACGCCCTCGAGGTCTATCCGGACGCCGAGCTCACGGTCCTGCACGTCGTCGGCGGACCGTCGCCGATGTGGGCGGAGGCGACGGGACTCGCGCTCGCCGACGACTTCGAGGCGAAAGCCAGGGAGCACGCGGACGTGATTTTCGACCGCGCACGCGAAATCGCCGCGGACGCCGACAGCGACGTGACGCTCGATACCGAGATCGAACTCGGCCATCCCGTCCGCGCGATCATCAACCGGGCCGACGACTACGAGACTGTCGTGATCGGGACCCACGGCGGAACCGTCGCGGACCGAGTTTTCGTTGGAAACGTGGCGGAACGGGTGGTTCGTCGCTCGCCGGTGCCGGTGGTCGTCGTTCGGTAG